The nucleotide sequence GCCAGAAACCTGTGGGCTCAATGGCTTACTAGAAATTAGGAATCAACACCCTAATCTTCCTATTGTTATCATCTCTGCAGAAACTGAGAAACAAAACATTCTACAAACCATTTCTTACGGTGCAGTAGGCTTTATTTCTAAAAGCAGTAAAATAGAGGAAATCGCCACGTCGGTTGAGTCTATATTTGAAGGTAATGTGTGCCTGCCCTCTGAAATTTTACGTACATCGTCGGCCAGGAACCGAGTGAAAAAAGAAAACGCTATTTCCCTTGAACAAATTCGTTCATTAACCAGAAAAGAATTGGCCGTTTTGAAATACTTAACCCAAGGCTTAGCTAATAAAGTCATTGCTTACGAACTCAGTATTTCAGAAACAACCGTGAAATCCCACGTCTCATCAATATTAAAAAAGCTAGGTGCAAGCAACCGAGTGAAAGTAGTCGCCAGCGCCGCCAATATCGATTTTAATCAATACGTGTTTAATTAACGAGTCTAGCATTAATGAGGCTTTAATTATAAGGAACTAAGAGAAAGCCGATTTTAATGCTTGCTTTAACTTTGCTGAGTTAATCGGCTTATGCAGCAATTGTATACTGGTCCCTTCCAACTCGTTCGCAAGTACCTTAGAATGATTGGCCGTACATAGCATTATCGGCATGCTAGGCAGTGTTTGTTTAATATGCTTCGCAATCTCCAATCCGTTCTCTCCGTCATCTAAATGATAATCGACGATAAGTAGGTCGCAGTCATCAAAACAGTTATCCGTTACCGCCATACACTGCGCAAAACCGGAAAATGTAACCACCTCCACTCCCCAATTTTCGAATAGCGTTTGCATAGCAATCCTCATATTGGTGTCGTTGTCGATATGCCAAATTTGTTTATCTAGTAAACTTTCAGGTAAGCCGTCTTGTGGCGTGCCATTGAAAGCCGGCTCATGCTCAATGTCTTGGACTGAGGCAAGCGGCACCGATAAGGTAAAACAAGACCCAACCCCCTGCGCAGATGAAACACTAATATTATGTTCAAGTAGCCGGCTCATTTTATCAACAATATAAAGACCAAGCCCCAAACTATAGGAGTAATTAAAGTCATTTTCCAACCGACTAAACTCTTTGAATATAACGGTTTGATCGTCACTGCTAATTCCCACACCTTGATCGAAAATACTGATACGAAGATCGTTACCCACGGTCCTTGCGACAAAAAGAACCTTACCATTCGCCCCATACTTCATCGCATTACTGAGTAAATTACGCAGAATTCGAGACAATAAACTTAGGTCTGTAAAAACAATAGCATCTTGAAATTTATAGCGAAAATTAACCTGATAATCTTGGCTAATATGACTAAATTCCTCAGCTAGCTGTGCTAACAAAGGAAGTGCATTTTCTCGCTGTTTATCAGGCTGAACTACCCCTGCATCTAACTTCGAAGTCTCGATAAGCGTGCGTATTAAGCTATTTAAATCCGACAACGAGTTATCCAATGCACTGACTATTGGACTCGCTGAGGCCTGTACTTGATCGCGCAAAGATTCGTTGAACAAAATAGCGGCGCTCAAAGGTTGCATTAAATCGTGGCTAATAGCGGCTAAAAATTTACTCTTAGAATTCATCGCCTCTTGCAACGCAATATTCGCATGATTGAGTTCTCGGGTGCGCTTTTCTACATTTGATTCAAGCTGATCTTTCGCCGCTTGTAGCTGTTGCTTACTTCTTACTTGCTCTGACACATCAGTGGCTAATACAAAATGCCCTTCTATTTCATTCTTATCGTTAAAATGCGGCAAATATACTTTTTGCAAGAAGCCCGTTTCGCCCTGCGCGTTCATTTCCTCACTTTGAAAACTGACAATTTCTCCCCGATTGACACGTTCAACATAATGAATAAGGCGGGGATACACCTGCTTCAAGTGGCTTTGTTCCATCGCTACGCCATAAAGGGGCTCTTCACCTAGACCATACCAATCTCGATAACCTTTATTGGTGTATAAAAAGTGTTTATCTGTACCGATATAAGCAATAAGTGCGGGCACATTATCGGTGATCATGCGTATCCAACTTTCATTTTGCTTTAACGTTTCTGCATACTTATGTTGAGACGTTACATTAGTGAAAGTACAAAGGGTGTTGCCGTCAGGCAACATCGTAATTCGCCTATCGACGACTAAGTTTTCGTTGATAATTTGCGTTGTAGCGCCGCCTTGGTCAAGCTTTAGGCCACTCCAATCAGCGTGCATCTGTAAAGTGTAAATATTCTTACAATCAAACAAGGTGTACTTCGATACATTAGACTGGGTTAAAAACGTATTATTCCAAAACGCAACACCGCCATCTTTGTTGATAAGTAAAATACCAACGTCTACGTTATCAATAAGGCTCTGAAGTAATTTATTTTTTTCTTTAATAACTTGCTCATACCGATTCGATTCATCCAACTTCACTTCAGTAATATCATTAAATAAGATTACATTGCCACCTTCTTGCGTACGGCGTATGGACAATTGGTACCATCGGCTATTAGATAATTGATAGATAACCCTACCTTCTGAGTCAGGAGGTAGCACGCGGCGGATAACTCCCAAATGCTTCGCATGTTGAGTGATATCGTAATAATTGTCGCCAATTTTAGGCGTAATGGTAAGGTTGTCCCACACTGTGCCGAAGTGACGATTAAAATAGATTACCGCTCCCTTGCTATCAAGCAACACCATCGCTTGGTTAATGCTCTCAATAGCGTCATTTAGACGCTGTTTTAATTGATTAGT is from Alteromonas australica and encodes:
- a CDS encoding hybrid sensor histidine kinase/response regulator codes for the protein MRQKVENEKLEKINAALMYRIEEGGFDHHSYRAFEHAVQLSEKVNEKTEALQVVLQKLEKSNAEIARAHQETNQLKQRLNDAIESINQAMVLLDSKGAVIYFNRHFGTVWDNLTITPKIGDNYYDITQHAKHLGVIRRVLPPDSEGRVIYQLSNSRWYQLSIRRTQEGGNVILFNDITEVKLDESNRYEQVIKEKNKLLQSLIDNVDVGILLINKDGGVAFWNNTFLTQSNVSKYTLFDCKNIYTLQMHADWSGLKLDQGGATTQIINENLVVDRRITMLPDGNTLCTFTNVTSQHKYAETLKQNESWIRMITDNVPALIAYIGTDKHFLYTNKGYRDWYGLGEEPLYGVAMEQSHLKQVYPRLIHYVERVNRGEIVSFQSEEMNAQGETGFLQKVYLPHFNDKNEIEGHFVLATDVSEQVRSKQQLQAAKDQLESNVEKRTRELNHANIALQEAMNSKSKFLAAISHDLMQPLSAAILFNESLRDQVQASASPIVSALDNSLSDLNSLIRTLIETSKLDAGVVQPDKQRENALPLLAQLAEEFSHISQDYQVNFRYKFQDAIVFTDLSLLSRILRNLLSNAMKYGANGKVLFVARTVGNDLRISIFDQGVGISSDDQTVIFKEFSRLENDFNYSYSLGLGLYIVDKMSRLLEHNISVSSAQGVGSCFTLSVPLASVQDIEHEPAFNGTPQDGLPESLLDKQIWHIDNDTNMRIAMQTLFENWGVEVVTFSGFAQCMAVTDNCFDDCDLLIVDYHLDDGENGLEIAKHIKQTLPSMPIMLCTANHSKVLANELEGTSIQLLHKPINSAKLKQALKSAFS
- a CDS encoding response regulator, whose product is MQRILIIDDHPIFRHAMVTILGKKFPDSQTLEANSLPEALELLEADAAFDLVMLDLNMPETCGLNGLLEIRNQHPNLPIVIISAETEKQNILQTISYGAVGFISKSSKIEEIATSVESIFEGNVCLPSEILRTSSARNRVKKENAISLEQIRSLTRKELAVLKYLTQGLANKVIAYELSISETTVKSHVSSILKKLGASNRVKVVASAANIDFNQYVFN